A genome region from Corvus hawaiiensis isolate bCorHaw1 chromosome 4, bCorHaw1.pri.cur, whole genome shotgun sequence includes the following:
- the DUSP6 gene encoding dual specificity protein phosphatase 6 produces the protein MLDTFRPVPFASEMAISKSVAWLNEQLEMGNDRLLLMDCRPQELYESSHIETAINVAIPGIMLRRLQKGNLPLRSLVASSEEDRERFARRCGTDTVVLYDEHSRDWNENTGGESVLGLLLKRLKDEGCKAFYLEGGFSKFQAEFALHCETNLDSSCSSSSPPLPVLGLGGLRISSDSSSDIESDIDRDPNSATDSDGSPLSNNQPSFPVEILPYLYLGCAKDSTNLDVLEEFGIKYILNVTPNLPNLFENAGEFKYKQIPISDHWSQNLSQFFPEAISFIDEARGKNCGVLVHCLAGISRSVTVTVAYLMQKLNLSMNDAYDIVKMKKSNISPNFNFMGQLLDFERTLGLSSPCDNRVPNQQLYFTTPSNQNVFQVDSLQST, from the exons ATGCTAGATACGTTCAGACCCGTCCCTTTCGCGTCGGAAATGGCGATTAGTAAATCCGTGGCGTGGTTGAACGAGCAGCTGGAGATGGGCAACGACCGGCTACTGCTGATGGACTGTCGGCCGCAGGAGTTGTACGAGTCGTCCCACATCGAGACGGCCATCAATGTGGCCATCCCCGGCATCATGCTGCGGCGGCTGCAGAAGGGCAACCTGCCCCTGCGGTCCCTCGTCGCCAGCAGCGAGGAAGACCGGGAGCGCTTCGCCCGCCGGTGTGGCACCGACACCGTAGTGCTGTACGACGAGCACAGCCGCGACTGGAACGAGAACACGGGTGGCGAGtccgtgctggggctgctcctcaaGCGCCTCAAAGATGAAGGCTGCAAGGCATTTTATCTGGAAG gTGGTTTTAGCAAGTTCCAGGCCGAGTTCGCCTTGCACTGTGAAACTAACCTAGACAGTTCGTGTAGCAGCAGCTCTCCTCCTTTGCCAGTCCTGGGCTTGGGAGGCCTCCGAATCAGCTCCGATTCATCATCTGACATTGAATCTGACATTGACAGAGACCCCAACAGTGCCACCGACTCCGATGGCAGCCCTCTCTCCAACAACCAGCCTTCCTTTCCGGTGGAGATTTTACCCTACCTCTACTTAGGCTGTGCCAAGGACTCCACTAATTTGGACGTTTTAGAAGAGTTCGGCATTAAATACATCTTGAATGTTACTCCTAACCTGCCTAATCTCTTTGAAAACGCCGGTGAATTCAAGTACAAACAGATTCCCATCTCTGACCACTGGAGCCAAAACCTGTCTCAGTTCTTTCCTGAGGCCATCTCCTTTATAG ATGAAGCACGGGGGAAGAACTGCGGCGTCCTGGTGCATTGCTTAGCAGGGATCAGCCGCTCGGTCACAGTGACGGTGGCCTACCTCATGCAGAAGCTGAACTTGTCCATGAACGATGCCTATGATATTGTCAAGATGAAGAAGTCCAACATTTCGCCCAACTTCAACTTCATGGGTCAGCTGCTGGACTTTGAGCGGACTCTGGGACTGAGCAGCCCCTGTGACAATCGAGTGCCGAACCAGCAGCTGTACTTCACCACCCCTTCCAACCAGAACGTCTTCCAGGTGGATTCCTTGCAGTCCACGTGA